Proteins encoded in a region of the Triticum dicoccoides isolate Atlit2015 ecotype Zavitan chromosome 3A, WEW_v2.0, whole genome shotgun sequence genome:
- the LOC119273214 gene encoding putative glutaredoxin-C2 has translation MAERVRRLASERAVVIFGMSNCCMCHVVKTLFQEMGVSWTVHELDKDPRGKDVERALAGMVGRSPPVPAVFIGGALVGPTDKVMALHLGGQLVPLLRQAGALWL, from the coding sequence ATGGCGGAGAGGGTGAGGAGGCTGGCGTCGGAGCGCGCGGTGGTGATCTTCGGGATGAGCAACTGCTGCATGTGCCACGTGGTGAAGACGCTCTTCCAGGAGATGGGCGTCAGCTGGACGGTGCACGAGCTGGACAAAGACCCCCGCGGGAAGGACGTTGAGAGGGCGCTCGCTGGCATGGTCGGCCGGAGCCCGCCCGTGCCGGCCGTCTTCATCGGTGGTGCGCTCGTCGGCCCCACCGACAAGGTCATGGCGCTGCACCTCGGCGGCCAGCTCGTGCCGCTCCTACGCCAGGCCGGCGCCCTCTGGCTCTGA